A stretch of Flavobacterium sp. N2270 DNA encodes these proteins:
- a CDS encoding Crp/Fnr family transcriptional regulator — MSNCDQCIVRKVSALKALNKEQLVKMANCKTSYTIKKGEPIFQEGETLNGVFCIKDGVCKLSKLSSNGKEQILKLVKPGELLGQRSMISEESANLSAVALEDMQVCFVPRNEIIGFFNENNQFSMNIMQSICGDLKDADDHMVNMAQKTVKQRLAETLLYLEETFGTNDDKTLKIQLSREELAGMIGTATESCIRLLSELNKNQYIEIIGKKIAIKDKSKLKRLAE; from the coding sequence ATGAGTAATTGTGATCAATGTATCGTTAGAAAAGTTAGCGCTTTAAAAGCACTTAATAAAGAACAATTAGTTAAAATGGCTAATTGTAAAACTTCTTACACTATTAAAAAAGGAGAGCCTATATTTCAAGAAGGTGAAACTTTAAATGGTGTTTTTTGTATAAAAGATGGAGTTTGTAAATTATCTAAGTTAAGTTCTAACGGTAAAGAGCAAATTTTAAAATTAGTTAAACCAGGAGAATTACTCGGTCAACGATCAATGATTAGTGAAGAATCAGCTAACCTTTCAGCTGTTGCATTAGAAGATATGCAAGTTTGTTTTGTTCCTAGAAATGAAATAATTGGTTTTTTTAATGAAAATAACCAGTTTTCTATGAATATAATGCAATCAATATGTGGTGATTTAAAAGACGCCGATGATCATATGGTGAATATGGCTCAAAAAACAGTAAAACAAAGATTGGCCGAAACCTTATTATATTTGGAAGAAACTTTTGGTACAAACGATGATAAAACTCTAAAAATTCAACTTTCTAGAGAAGAACTTGCCGGAATGATTGGTACAGCTACGGAAAGTTGTATTAGACTTTTATCTGAACTAAATAAAAACCAATATATTGAGATAATTGGTAAAAAAATAGCCATTAAAGATAAAAGTAAGCTTAAAAGATTAGCAGAATAA
- a CDS encoding NAD(P)H-dependent oxidoreductase yields MNTFIENQNWRYATKKFDVTKKISNENLEILKEAIRLSTSSYGLQPYKVLIVENPEIRAQLQPVSWGQAQITEASHLFVFANIIDVQDIHIDEYISNIANTRDLNIEDLKGYADFMKSKITPLETNKKAIWTSKQTYLALANLMNAAAELKIDVTPMEGFEPEKYNEILGLNELGLNASLVATIGYRHEEDQTQYFTKVRKSNTELFTIIK; encoded by the coding sequence ATGAACACATTTATAGAAAATCAAAATTGGCGCTATGCTACTAAAAAATTTGATGTAACAAAAAAAATATCAAATGAAAATTTAGAAATCTTAAAAGAAGCTATTCGACTAAGCACTTCTTCATACGGACTTCAACCATATAAAGTCTTAATTGTTGAAAATCCAGAAATAAGAGCGCAATTACAACCCGTTTCATGGGGACAAGCACAAATTACAGAAGCCTCTCACTTATTTGTTTTTGCCAATATTATTGATGTTCAAGATATTCACATAGATGAATATATTTCTAATATTGCAAACACAAGAGATTTAAATATTGAAGATTTAAAAGGTTATGCCGATTTTATGAAATCTAAAATAACACCTTTAGAAACCAATAAAAAAGCAATTTGGACATCTAAGCAAACGTATTTGGCTTTAGCTAATTTAATGAATGCTGCTGCTGAATTAAAAATTGATGTTACTCCAATGGAAGGCTTTGAACCTGAAAAATACAATGAAATTCTAGGACTAAATGAATTAGGATTAAACGCTTCTTTAGTGGCAACTATTGGTTATAGACATGAAGAAGATCAAACACAATATTTTACAAAAGTTAGAAAATCAAATACCGAATTATTCACAATTATTAAATAA
- a CDS encoding sulfite exporter TauE/SafE family protein, with product MLYTAVIFGLISSFHCIGMCGPIAMMLPVDRNNEAKKITQLLLYNIGRLTAYGSLGLLFGLLGKGFFLAGLQQQLSIIVGILMIVFSVVPERVLASYNFSKPIYKVISKVKSSLGSQFKNRSYKSFFTIGLLNGYLPCGMVYVALFGALAMPSIEYSIFYMILFGLGTVPMMSMVVLITNFVSTPIRNKIQKIIPFLAVCIGVLFIIRGLGLNIPYISPSTMSLFVQSEANCH from the coding sequence ATGTTATACACAGCAGTCATATTTGGTTTAATTAGTAGCTTTCATTGTATTGGTATGTGCGGACCTATTGCCATGATGCTTCCAGTTGACAGAAATAATGAAGCAAAAAAAATAACACAACTGTTACTTTATAATATTGGTAGATTAACAGCTTATGGATCATTAGGGTTATTATTTGGTTTACTTGGAAAAGGTTTTTTTCTTGCTGGTTTACAACAACAATTATCAATAATTGTTGGAATACTAATGATTGTTTTTTCAGTAGTTCCTGAAAGAGTATTAGCAAGTTATAATTTTTCTAAACCAATTTATAAAGTTATTTCAAAAGTAAAATCAAGTTTAGGAAGCCAATTTAAAAATCGTTCATATAAATCGTTTTTTACTATTGGTTTATTAAATGGATATTTACCTTGTGGAATGGTATATGTTGCACTGTTTGGCGCGTTAGCAATGCCAAGTATAGAATATAGTATTTTTTATATGATTTTATTCGGACTAGGAACGGTACCAATGATGAGTATGGTTGTTTTAATAACAAATTTTGTTTCTACACCTATTCGAAATAAAATACAAAAAATAATTCCTTTTTTAGCAGTATGTATTGGTGTTTTATTTATAATTAGAGGTTTAGGTCTTAATATTCCATATATTTCTCCAAGTACTATGAGTTTATTTGTACAAAGTGAAGCAAATTGTCATTAA
- the ccoS gene encoding cbb3-type cytochrome oxidase assembly protein CcoS, giving the protein MSVIYILITVSIVVAVVFLFAFIKAVRSGQYDDDYTPSVRMLFDDELVKNNLKKSDKNKTN; this is encoded by the coding sequence ATGAGTGTTATTTATATATTAATCACAGTAAGTATAGTAGTTGCAGTCGTTTTTCTGTTTGCTTTTATAAAAGCAGTTAGGTCAGGTCAGTATGACGACGATTATACGCCATCAGTCAGAATGTTATTTGATGACGAGTTAGTAAAGAATAATTTAAAAAAGTCCGATAAAAATAAAACTAATTAA
- a CDS encoding heavy metal translocating P-type ATPase: protein MDAKNCFHCGLEFSKKEEIIFDDKSFCCNGCKTVYEIFSQNDLSCYYDFENAPGATPQEINGKYDFLDDEKIISKLLEFQEETTNIVSLFIPHIHCSSCIWILENLQKLQEGIITSQVNFPEKKVRITYNPTKTSLKDIVYLLSSIGYEPYISLDNYETGKKNVDRSLIYKLGVAFFCFGNIMLLSFPEYFEVEEFWINQYRGFFRWLIFTLSLPSFLYAASDYYVSAYKSIKSKVLNIDIPIALGIIVMFVRSTVDIIFDYGQGFFDSLTGLVFFMLLGKLFQQKTYSFLSFERDYKSYFPIAITKLTNDGKEIPVQVYDIEKGDRLLIRNQELIPVDGILISENASIDYSFVTGEAIPIEKKSGDKVYAGGKIIGKVVELEVLFSVSQSYLTQLWSNDVFQKKIDQKHKSITDKVSRYFTPLLLILAIVVFVFWLFIDVSTAFNVLTAVLIVACPCALALTAPFTLGNVLRIMGKQKMYLKNAMVIEQLAKVDTIVFDKTGTITSNSKSAIQYLGIELSETEITYIKNTIRGSNHPLSRKIYDFLPEIQKINLDAFEEITGKGIISIINGVKISIGSSSLVNTLEEKDSKQTKVHIKIENEYKGYFVFDNQYRNGIVELFEKLSANYELKILSGDNEGEKENLEELLPNGTELIFNQKPEQKLEFIKNLQEKGKNVMMIGDGLNDAGALAQSNVGISLSENVNVFSPACDGIMDASQFSKLEYYLEYSKNAMKTIYMSFGLSLLYNIIGLTFAITGQLSPLVAAIIMPLSSITVVSFVTIMSNYYAIKENN, encoded by the coding sequence ATGGATGCAAAAAATTGTTTCCATTGTGGATTAGAATTTAGTAAAAAAGAAGAAATTATTTTTGATGATAAAAGTTTTTGTTGTAATGGTTGTAAAACTGTTTACGAAATTTTTAGTCAAAATGATTTGTCTTGTTATTATGATTTTGAGAATGCACCCGGTGCAACTCCACAAGAGATTAATGGAAAATATGATTTTTTAGATGATGAAAAAATTATTTCAAAACTTCTTGAATTTCAAGAAGAAACAACAAATATTGTTTCACTTTTCATTCCTCATATACACTGTAGTTCGTGTATTTGGATTTTGGAAAATTTACAAAAGCTTCAAGAAGGTATAATAACTTCTCAGGTAAATTTTCCTGAAAAGAAAGTCAGAATCACTTATAATCCAACAAAAACCTCCTTAAAAGATATTGTTTATCTATTAAGTTCAATAGGTTATGAGCCTTATATTAGTTTAGATAATTATGAAACAGGAAAGAAAAATGTAGATCGTAGTTTAATTTATAAATTAGGAGTAGCTTTTTTCTGTTTTGGAAATATCATGCTTTTATCTTTTCCAGAATATTTTGAAGTTGAAGAATTTTGGATCAATCAATACAGAGGTTTCTTTCGTTGGCTAATTTTTACATTATCGCTACCTTCATTTTTATATGCAGCAAGCGATTATTATGTATCTGCTTATAAAAGTATAAAATCTAAGGTATTAAATATAGATATTCCTATTGCTTTAGGAATTATAGTAATGTTTGTAAGAAGTACGGTTGATATTATTTTTGATTACGGGCAAGGTTTCTTTGATAGTTTAACAGGCTTAGTTTTCTTTATGTTGCTTGGAAAATTATTTCAACAAAAAACCTATAGTTTTCTTTCGTTTGAACGCGACTATAAATCGTATTTCCCTATTGCAATTACTAAGTTAACTAATGATGGGAAAGAAATTCCAGTACAAGTTTATGATATTGAAAAAGGAGATAGGTTGCTGATTCGTAATCAAGAGCTAATTCCGGTTGATGGAATTTTAATTTCTGAAAATGCTTCAATTGATTATAGTTTTGTTACTGGGGAAGCTATTCCAATTGAAAAAAAATCGGGTGATAAAGTATATGCTGGAGGAAAAATCATAGGAAAAGTAGTAGAGCTTGAAGTTTTATTTTCGGTTTCTCAAAGTTATTTAACGCAATTATGGAGTAATGATGTTTTTCAGAAAAAAATAGATCAAAAACATAAAAGTATTACCGATAAAGTGAGCCGTTATTTTACACCATTATTATTAATATTAGCTATTGTCGTATTTGTATTTTGGTTATTTATTGACGTTTCAACAGCTTTTAATGTGTTAACAGCAGTTTTAATTGTTGCTTGTCCTTGTGCATTAGCTTTAACAGCACCTTTTACCTTAGGTAATGTTTTACGCATCATGGGAAAACAAAAAATGTATTTAAAAAATGCTATGGTTATAGAACAATTAGCTAAAGTAGATACTATAGTTTTTGATAAAACAGGAACGATTACATCAAACTCTAAATCAGCAATTCAATATTTAGGTATAGAATTGTCTGAAACTGAAATTACATATATTAAAAATACAATTCGTGGTTCTAATCATCCTTTGAGTAGAAAGATTTATGATTTTCTACCTGAAATTCAAAAAATTAATTTAGATGCTTTTGAAGAAATTACCGGCAAAGGAATTATTTCAATAATTAACGGAGTTAAAATAAGTATAGGTTCGTCAAGTTTAGTAAATACTTTAGAAGAAAAAGATTCTAAACAAACTAAAGTACACATTAAAATAGAAAATGAATATAAAGGATATTTTGTTTTTGATAACCAATATAGAAACGGGATTGTAGAATTATTTGAAAAATTAAGCGCTAATTATGAACTAAAAATTCTTTCAGGAGATAATGAAGGAGAAAAAGAGAATCTTGAAGAATTACTACCTAATGGAACAGAACTTATCTTTAATCAAAAGCCAGAGCAAAAACTAGAGTTTATTAAAAATCTTCAAGAAAAAGGAAAGAATGTTATGATGATTGGTGATGGATTAAATGACGCCGGAGCTTTAGCGCAAAGTAATGTAGGTATTTCGCTTTCTGAAAATGTAAATGTATTCTCTCCAGCTTGCGATGGAATAATGGATGCTTCTCAGTTTTCAAAACTAGAATATTATTTAGAATATTCTAAAAACGCAATGAAAACAATTTACATGAGTTTTGGATTATCATTACTTTATAATATCATAGGATTAACATTTGCCATTACTGGTCAGCTATCACCACTTGTTGCAGCTATTATAATGCCATTAAGTTCAATAACTGTAGTTAGTTTTGTAACAATTATGAGTAATTATTATGCAATAAAAGAAAATAATTAA
- a CDS encoding MarR family winged helix-turn-helix transcriptional regulator has protein sequence MNIEEEIKSTIKLSISKKVILNLTVTKNFIGDRFNELLKPYGISSEQYNVLRILRGQRGNPLNMQDIQERMVTKNSNTTRLIDKLLLKEMVIRNTCPENRRKIEIQITENGLNILSELDEIIEKYELLITKKLTNEELETLNILLEKIRN, from the coding sequence ATGAATATTGAAGAAGAAATAAAAAGTACAATTAAATTAAGTATTTCAAAAAAAGTAATTCTTAACTTAACAGTAACAAAAAATTTTATAGGAGATCGATTCAATGAATTATTAAAACCTTATGGTATTTCTAGTGAGCAATATAATGTATTACGAATTTTAAGAGGCCAAAGAGGAAATCCTTTGAATATGCAAGATATTCAAGAGCGAATGGTAACTAAAAACAGTAACACTACTCGTTTAATTGATAAACTTTTGCTAAAAGAAATGGTCATTAGAAATACTTGTCCAGAAAATAGACGAAAAATAGAAATCCAAATTACAGAAAACGGTTTAAATATACTTTCAGAATTGGATGAAATCATCGAAAAATATGAATTGTTAATTACTAAAAAACTAACAAACGAAGAACTAGAAACATTAAATATATTATTAGAAAAAATCAGAAATTAA
- the ccoG gene encoding cytochrome c oxidase accessory protein CcoG: MSKMVDESFRDSIATINEEGKRNFIFPKKPSGKFYDKRKLLSYILLAFLISAPFIKINGNQFLMFNVLERRFNIFGFPFWPQDFYLFVLSMIVGVVGLTLFTVAFGRIFCGWFCPQTIFLEMVFRRIEFWIDGDRGAQMRLEKQEWNADKIRKRVSKWLIFFLFSFIIANVFLAYLIGSDQLLEYIFEGPLENLSTLIALLVFTSVFYFVFAWFREQVCIIACPYGRMQGVLLDNKSINVTYDHVRGEGEIGRAKWDKRENRAETGKGDCIDCNQCVVVCPTGIDIRNGTQLECINCTACIDECDTIMEKVGLPKGLIRYASEDEIVNKEKFKLTTRMKGYIGVLTILVGILISLLFLRSDVEATVLRLPGQLFEHKGENISNIYTYKIVNKTVKDFDSVYFKLTSPKGTIKTVGSSTIKVLKGEMSQGTLFIEINPSFLESDKTKVKIEVYNRNELLETTKSNFLSPRSFN; this comes from the coding sequence ATGTCAAAGATGGTAGATGAGAGTTTTAGAGACTCAATTGCAACAATAAATGAAGAAGGTAAAAGAAATTTTATTTTTCCTAAAAAGCCTTCAGGAAAATTTTATGATAAAAGAAAACTATTAAGTTATATTTTATTAGCATTTTTAATATCTGCTCCTTTTATTAAAATAAATGGAAATCAGTTTTTAATGTTTAATGTATTAGAACGAAGGTTTAATATATTTGGTTTTCCTTTTTGGCCGCAAGATTTTTACTTATTTGTATTATCAATGATTGTTGGAGTTGTTGGTTTGACTCTTTTTACAGTTGCATTTGGAAGAATTTTTTGTGGATGGTTTTGTCCTCAAACTATCTTCTTAGAAATGGTATTTAGACGTATTGAATTTTGGATTGATGGAGATAGAGGTGCTCAAATGCGTTTAGAAAAACAAGAATGGAATGCTGATAAGATTAGAAAAAGAGTTAGTAAATGGTTAATATTTTTTCTTTTTTCTTTTATAATTGCAAATGTATTTTTAGCTTATTTAATAGGTAGCGACCAATTATTAGAATATATTTTTGAAGGACCGTTAGAAAATCTAAGTACACTTATTGCTTTATTAGTATTTACAAGTGTTTTTTATTTTGTTTTTGCATGGTTTAGAGAACAGGTTTGTATTATTGCATGTCCTTATGGTAGAATGCAAGGAGTACTATTAGATAATAAGTCAATTAATGTTACTTATGATCATGTAAGAGGCGAAGGTGAAATAGGGAGAGCAAAATGGGATAAAAGAGAAAATAGAGCAGAAACCGGAAAAGGGGATTGTATAGATTGTAATCAGTGTGTAGTAGTTTGTCCTACTGGTATTGATATTCGTAATGGTACACAACTTGAATGTATAAATTGTACAGCTTGTATTGATGAGTGCGATACAATTATGGAAAAAGTTGGTTTGCCTAAAGGTTTAATTCGTTATGCAAGTGAAGATGAAATTGTTAATAAAGAGAAATTTAAATTAACAACTAGAATGAAAGGCTATATTGGTGTTTTAACTATTTTAGTCGGAATTCTAATTAGCTTATTGTTTTTAAGAAGTGATGTAGAAGCAACAGTTTTACGATTACCAGGTCAATTGTTTGAACACAAAGGTGAAAATATTAGTAATATATATACTTATAAAATTGTAAATAAAACTGTTAAAGACTTTGACAGTGTTTATTTTAAATTAACTTCACCTAAAGGAACTATCAAAACTGTCGGTTCTTCAACAATTAAAGTCCTTAAGGGAGAAATGTCTCAAGGAACATTGTTTATAGAAATAAATCCTTCATTCCTTGAAAGTGATAAAACTAAAGTTAAAATTGAAGTTTATAATAGAAACGAACTTCTTGAAACAACTAAATCTAATTTTTTAAGCCCAAGAAGCTTTAATTAA
- a CDS encoding FixH family protein: MKINWGTGIVIAFGLFITFILYFVFKVQSDSKYDNELVTEDYYKKEQQVQGDIEKQQSANKLEHKVVVTKTQEGLIVSFPKEFDFKNIKGKVSLYRPSSQKLDFEMPISLSSSNLLIPKSNLVSGLWDISIDWEYDNFSYLNKESIYY, from the coding sequence ATGAAAATAAATTGGGGAACAGGTATCGTAATTGCTTTTGGGTTATTCATAACATTCATACTATATTTTGTTTTTAAAGTACAATCAGATTCAAAGTATGATAATGAATTGGTAACTGAAGATTATTATAAAAAAGAGCAACAAGTTCAAGGTGATATTGAAAAGCAACAATCTGCTAATAAATTAGAGCATAAAGTTGTTGTTACTAAAACTCAAGAAGGATTGATTGTTAGTTTTCCTAAAGAATTTGATTTTAAAAATATTAAAGGTAAAGTGTCCTTATATAGACCGTCTAGCCAAAAGTTAGATTTTGAGATGCCAATTTCATTATCTTCTTCAAATTTGCTCATACCTAAAAGTAACTTGGTAAGCGGTCTTTGGGACATTTCTATAGATTGGGAATATGATAATTTTAGTTACTTAAATAAAGAATCTATTTATTATTAA
- a CDS encoding rhodanese-like domain-containing protein — MNLQQQEWWNQYLTDEKGVIIDVRTEDEVNHGKIPGSLNFDIYKGQGFVYLVDELDKTKNYYVYCAAGARSANACGIMQQLGFENTFNLVGGFSQWIGPIE; from the coding sequence ATGAATTTACAACAGCAAGAGTGGTGGAATCAATATTTAACAGATGAAAAAGGAGTTATTATTGATGTAAGAACTGAAGATGAAGTTAATCATGGAAAAATTCCAGGTTCTTTAAATTTTGATATTTATAAAGGCCAAGGATTTGTTTACTTAGTTGATGAGTTAGATAAAACAAAAAACTATTATGTATATTGTGCTGCAGGTGCAAGAAGTGCAAATGCTTGTGGTATAATGCAACAATTAGGTTTTGAAAATACATTTAACTTAGTTGGTGGATTTTCTCAATGGATTGGTCCAATAGAATAA
- a CDS encoding CcoQ/FixQ family Cbb3-type cytochrome c oxidase assembly chaperone, with product MLKFVKHNMETIMGIDIYPIISLVLFFIVFISFFIWAMTYSKDKIKELSELPFKED from the coding sequence ATGTTAAAATTTGTAAAACACAATATGGAAACTATTATGGGAATTGATATCTATCCTATAATATCATTAGTTCTTTTCTTTATCGTATTTATATCTTTCTTTATTTGGGCCATGACCTATAGTAAGGATAAGATTAAAGAATTAAGTGAATTACCATTTAAAGAAGATTAA
- a CDS encoding cbb3-type cytochrome c oxidase N-terminal domain-containing protein, with amino-acid sequence MKNIIPSYVRVPLIFAAVFAGMEYFIDSGEKPAFIEYPMVSLFLGVFLFLLVAIEIVISAVDKVTYQLLTEEQKQKLKEAQTLPFTESDFYQKLVKKLTRSKAIEQEADVMLDHDYDGIKELDNVLPPWWVYLFYSCIVFAIVYFVRFEIYGDYSQAEEYETEVALAEKEIQEYLKTAPDLMDKESVTLLTDEPSLAEGKALFTTNCVACHRADGGGAIGPNLTDEYWILGGGIKNVFNTLSEGGRSGKGMISWKDQLKPTEMQKVASYVLSLQGTNPKDPKPTEPEAVIYKEDGGATNDEAANVTVVDSTVTN; translated from the coding sequence ATGAAAAACATAATTCCTTCATACGTTAGGGTTCCATTAATATTTGCTGCAGTTTTTGCAGGAATGGAGTACTTTATTGATTCAGGAGAAAAACCAGCTTTTATAGAATATCCAATGGTTTCATTATTTTTAGGTGTTTTTTTATTCCTATTAGTAGCCATAGAAATTGTTATAAGTGCAGTTGATAAAGTTACTTATCAATTATTAACTGAAGAACAAAAACAAAAACTTAAAGAGGCTCAAACTTTACCTTTTACAGAAAGTGATTTCTATCAAAAATTAGTTAAAAAACTAACACGATCTAAAGCTATTGAACAAGAAGCAGATGTAATGTTAGACCATGACTATGACGGTATTAAAGAGTTAGATAATGTATTGCCACCTTGGTGGGTATATTTATTCTATTCTTGTATTGTTTTTGCAATAGTTTATTTTGTTCGTTTTGAAATTTACGGAGATTATTCTCAAGCAGAAGAGTATGAAACTGAAGTTGCTTTAGCAGAAAAAGAAATTCAAGAATATCTTAAAACGGCACCTGATTTAATGGATAAAGAAAGTGTTACTTTATTAACAGATGAACCATCGTTAGCTGAAGGTAAGGCTTTATTTACAACAAATTGTGTTGCATGCCATAGAGCTGATGGAGGTGGAGCAATTGGTCCAAATTTAACAGATGAATATTGGATATTAGGTGGAGGAATTAAAAATGTATTTAATACTCTTTCAGAGGGAGGACGTTCTGGAAAAGGTATGATATCTTGGAAAGATCAATTAAAACCTACTGAGATGCAAAAAGTAGCTAGCTATGTTCTTTCTCTTCAAGGTACAAATCCTAAAGATCCAAAACCGACTGAACCTGAGGCAGTTATTTATAAAGAAGATGGTGGTGCAACAAATGATGAAGCAGCAAATGTAACTGTTGTTGATTCTACAGTAACAAATTAA
- the ccoN gene encoding cytochrome-c oxidase, cbb3-type subunit I: MEKEQFYYDNKIVRNFLYASIAFGVIGMLVGLIVAFFYLFPNMTDGIPWLSYGRLRPLHTNAVIFAFVGNSVFAGAYYSMQRLLKTRMYSNFLSQLNFWGWQLIILGAAITLPLGYTSSKEYAELEWPFDIAIALIWVAFGVNMIGTIIKRRERHIYVAIWFYLATFIAVALLHIFNNIEIPVSAFKSYSVYAGVQDALVQWWYGHNAVAFFLTTPILGLMYYFVPKAANRPVYSYRLSIIHFWSLIFIYIWAGPHHLLYSALPDWAQNLGVIFSIMLIAPSWGGMINGLLTLRGAWDKVRTDPVLKFYVVAITGYGMSTFEGPMLSLKNVNAIAHFTDWIVAHVHVGTLAWNGFMAFGMIYWLIPRMTKTKLFSTGLANFHFWIGTLGIILYTLPMYVAGFTQASMWKQFNPDGSLVYGNFLETVTEIMPMYAMRAIGGTLYFVGILVLVYNIARTVMAGSPVEDELAEAPALAKISNRQLKGESWHSWLERRPVQFTLLTTLAVAVGGIVQIVPMLVVKSNIPTITSVKPYTPLELEGRDLYIREGCNNCHSQMIRPFRSEVKRYGEYSKSGEYVYDHPFLWGSKRTGPDLMRVGGKYNDNWHFNHMWDPQSTSTNSIMPGYKWMYDNKAMDHEHIEKKMEVMVTLGVPYTKEDIANARKNMDAQSAQIEKNLSNDPDFVKSYEASKKAAAARGEEFVPMKDREIVALISYLQRLGTDIKVKKTE, from the coding sequence ATGGAGAAAGAACAATTTTATTACGATAACAAAATTGTCAGAAACTTTCTATACGCATCAATAGCATTTGGTGTAATAGGAATGCTTGTAGGGCTCATAGTAGCTTTCTTTTATTTGTTTCCAAACATGACCGATGGTATTCCATGGTTAAGTTATGGTAGATTACGACCATTGCATACTAATGCAGTAATTTTTGCCTTTGTAGGAAATTCTGTATTTGCAGGAGCTTATTATTCTATGCAAAGGTTATTAAAAACAAGAATGTACAGTAACTTCTTAAGCCAACTAAATTTTTGGGGTTGGCAACTTATAATTCTTGGAGCAGCAATTACCTTGCCTTTAGGTTATACTTCATCAAAAGAGTATGCCGAATTAGAATGGCCTTTTGATATTGCAATTGCACTTATCTGGGTTGCTTTTGGTGTTAACATGATTGGTACAATTATTAAAAGAAGAGAAAGACATATTTACGTAGCTATTTGGTTCTATCTAGCAACTTTTATTGCGGTAGCTTTGCTTCATATTTTTAATAATATTGAAATTCCAGTTTCTGCGTTTAAATCATATTCAGTTTATGCAGGTGTTCAAGATGCTTTAGTTCAATGGTGGTATGGGCATAATGCTGTAGCTTTCTTCCTTACAACACCAATTCTTGGATTGATGTATTATTTTGTACCTAAAGCAGCAAATAGACCAGTATATTCTTACAGATTATCAATTATTCACTTTTGGTCATTAATCTTCATTTATATTTGGGCAGGACCACACCATTTATTATATTCAGCATTACCAGATTGGGCACAAAATTTAGGTGTTATATTCTCAATTATGTTGATAGCTCCATCTTGGGGAGGTATGATTAATGGATTATTAACATTAAGAGGTGCTTGGGATAAAGTAAGAACGGATCCTGTTTTAAAATTCTACGTAGTTGCAATTACTGGTTATGGTATGTCAACTTTTGAAGGACCAATGTTATCTCTTAAAAATGTAAATGCCATTGCTCACTTTACAGATTGGATCGTTGCACACGTTCACGTTGGTACTTTAGCGTGGAATGGTTTTATGGCATTCGGTATGATTTATTGGTTAATACCTCGAATGACTAAAACTAAATTATTTTCAACAGGATTAGCAAATTTCCACTTTTGGATTGGTACTTTAGGTATCATTTTATATACACTTCCTATGTATGTTGCTGGGTTTACTCAAGCTTCTATGTGGAAACAATTTAACCCAGATGGTTCATTAGTTTATGGAAATTTCCTTGAAACTGTGACTGAAATTATGCCAATGTATGCTATGAGAGCAATTGGAGGAACATTATATTTTGTTGGTATTTTAGTATTAGTTTATAACATTGCTAGAACTGTAATGGCTGGATCTCCAGTAGAAGATGAATTAGCAGAAGCTCCTGCATTAGCTAAAATTTCAAATAGACAACTAAAAGGAGAATCATGGCATTCATGGTTAGAAAGAAGACCTGTTCAGTTTACATTATTAACTACGTTAGCTGTTGCTGTTGGGGGTATTGTTCAAATTGTACCAATGTTAGTTGTGAAATCTAATATTCCAACAATTACAAGTGTTAAACCATATACTCCATTAGAGTTAGAAGGAAGAGATTTATATATAAGAGAAGGTTGTAATAATTGTCACTCTCAAATGATTAGACCATTCCGTTCAGAAGTTAAGAGATATGGGGAATACTCAAAATCTGGCGAATATGTATATGATCATCCGTTCTTATGGGGTTCTAAAAGAACAGGGCCAGATTTAATGAGAGTTGGAGGTAAGTATAATGATAATTGGCACTTTAATCATATGTGGGATCCTCAAAGTACATCTACAAACTCAATTATGCCTGGGTATAAATGGATGTATGATAATAAAGCAATGGATCATGAACATATTGAGAAAAAAATGGAAGTAATGGTGACATTAGGAGTTCCATATACTAAAGAAGACATTGCAAATGCTCGAAAAAATATGGATGCCCAATCTGCTCAAATTGAGAAAAACTTGAGTAATGATCCAGATTTTGTAAAATCATATGAAGCAAGTAAAAAAGCGGCAGCCGCTAGAGGAGAGGAATTTGTTCCAATGAAAGATAGAGAAATTGTTGCTTTAATTTCGTACTTACAACGTTTAGGGACTGATATTAAAGTTAAAAAAACAGAATAA